A DNA window from Augochlora pura isolate Apur16 chromosome 9, APUR_v2.2.1, whole genome shotgun sequence contains the following coding sequences:
- the LOC144475120 gene encoding mutS protein homolog 4: MNVIQTDKPFQPPKARPMNQTRAREQAFAVPFPAEYQSRLNANNRPATNWRSASSNYSRSSNRGRNLGRVRDSTSSFLVSSSRNYASKSGKSTKTTPAIGSSTNESGGVILAVTSGRGDARTEVGMAALDIRCPHLILCQICDSQTYTNTLTKLYVIDPVQVLMPDTMCERVAGKNMLYRSIVEKFPEIQLTPISRMHFNDTIGLERLRNLCTAEYSSVELFIKHKYYALAAAAALLKYVEFSQLIIYSPRSMRIEFQGSPNTTSIDLESARSLELVQSQSGQRNVSLLGILDRCSTPMGRKLLRANILQPLCEERAIVNRQSSIAELVSNRSLRIILQPLIRRLYGADRLAGLSTTPISHENSVQCAEQNLNYVLLLKNMLDTVPELKKTLEDAQTDLLRQIRKRLENPRFRLMRERILETIHPDARFVVGYTSSNMQRCFAIKAGINDLLDVARRTYCELIDDMKSMVENLASKFKLPLSLGCNGTQGYHIQAVLLRNSNVETWKLPTEFIEVRKSRRVYTMTTTALATLSQQCKIASEELHLMSNVLLCDLLQSIREYIDCLFQLNDDVAELDVISSLAQTSSLHAYVRPTFGSELELLDSRHPVLETFGTDDPVPNNISASIPWNFHIISGPNMSGKSTYLKQIVLLHIMAQIGCFVPAKKATFRLTNLIFCKIAVRDDIECNASTFVLEMKEAQYMLRLVTSTSLVVWDELCKGTAIEEGVSIAWAICEWLLHTTAFVFVATHFSYLTRLAVLYCNVTNHSFETIRMQDSSLNDENSHRYTYTHRLKFGVATTNDYGIVLAELSDLPKSVTEQARKYASGEQIATNQISIETNTWEHKCYRIIAKMYQLLKKEGANENSDYRGILADHVEQIMNLRIQDANENNEHATSILM, encoded by the exons TTAGGCAGAGTACGAGACTCAACATCGTCTTTCTTAGTCAGCAGCTCGCGTAACTATGCTTCAAA GTCAGGCAAAAGCACAAAAACCACCCCAGCAATTGGTTCAAGCACGAATGAATCCGGCGGCGTGATTCTCG CGGTAACGAGTGGTCGAGGGGATGCGAGGACTGAAGTAGGAATGGCCGCGTTAGATATCCGATGCCCGCATTTGATTCTCTGCCAGATCTGCGACTCCCAGACATACACGAATACCTTGACCAAATTATACGTGATCGATCCAGTCCAA GTTTTAATGCCGGACACGATGTGCGAACGCGTCGCAGGCAAGAATATGCTTTACCGTTCGATTGTGGAAAAATTTCCGGAAATACAATTAACACCGATATCACGAATGCATTTTAACGACACGATCGGCTTGGAACGGTTGCGAAACTTATGTACCGCAGAGTATTCGTCCGTGGAGCTCTTTATCAAGCACAA GTATTATGCGTTAGCCGCGGCCGCTGCTCTGTTAAAGTACGTTGAATTTTCCCAGCTTATTATTTACTCACCGAGATCGATGCGAATTGAATTTCAAGGGTCACCAAATACTACCAGTATAG ATCTGGAAAGCGCGCGAAGCTTGGAATTGGTTCAGTCGCAATCCGGTCAACGGAATGTTAGTTTGCTAGGAATTCTTGATCGTTGTTCGACGCCGATGGGTAGAAAACTATTGCGCGCCAACATCTTGCAACCTCTATGCGAAGAGCGCGCAATAGTTAATCGACAATCTTCGATCGCCGAGCTGGTATCGAATCGCTCGTTACGAATTATTCTTCAG CCGCTTATACGCCGACTTTACGGCGCGGATAGACTGGCGGGTTTATCGACGACGCCCATTTCTCATGAAAATAGTGTGCAATGTgctgaacaaaatttaaacTATGTGCTTCTTTTGAAAAACATGTTGGACACTGTTCCGGAGCTTAAAAAGACTCTCGAAGATGCTCAGACAGATCTTCTACGACAGATCCGAAAG AGATTGGAGAATCCTCGATTTCGGCTAATGAGGGAACGGATCCTCGAAACGATACATCCGGACGCGAGGTTCGTGGTAGGATACACATCGTCGAACATGCAACGTTGCTTTGCCATCAAGGCAGGAATCAATGATTTATTGGATGTAGCTCGACGAACGTACTGCGAGTTGATCGATGATATGAAAT CCATGGTGGAAAATTTGGCGTCGAAATTCAAATTACCTCTATCCCTGGGATGTAACGGGACCCAGGGATATCACATCCAAGCAGTTCTACTGCGAAACTCGAATGTGGAAACATGGAAACTTCCAACCGAATTTATCGAG GTACGGAAAAGCAGGCGTGTTTACACGATGACTACAACCGCACTCGCAACATTGAGTCAGCAGTGCAAGATCGCTTCCGAAGAATTGCATTTAATGAGCAACGT GCTGCTCTGCGACTTGCTACAAAGTATTCGGGAATATATTGATTGCCTGTTTCAATTGAATGACGATGTGGCAGAGTTGGATGTAATAAGTTCTCTCGCTCAAACGAGTTCTCTTCATGCTTATGTCAGGCCAACGTTTGGATCCGAGCTGGAATTACTCGATTCCAGACATCCAGTTTTGGAAACTTTTGGTACTGACGATCCTGTACCAAATAACATT AGTGCATCGATACCTTggaattttcatataatttccGGACCAAACATGAGCGGCAAGTCGACCTATCTCAAGCAAATCGTTTTATTGCATATAATGGCACAGATTGGTTGCTTCGTGCCAGCAAAGAAAGCAACTTTTCGTCTAACAAATCTAATATTCTGCAAAATAGCTGTTCGCGACGATATAGAATGCAATGCTTCAACGTTTGTTCTCGAA ATGAAAGAGGCACAATACATGTTAAGATTGGTCACATCAACCTCTTTAGTTGTTTGGGATGAACTATGCAAGGGAACTGCGATTGAAGAAGGTGTTTCGATCGCGTGGGCTATATGCGAATGGCTTTTACACACTACAGCTTTCGTTTTTGTTGCAACACATTTTTCTTACTTAACTAGACTAGCAGTCTTGTACTGCAATGTAACCAA CCACAGCTTTGAAACGATAAGAATGCAGGACTCATCACTGAACGACGAAAATTCGCACCGATACACGTATACACATCGGCTGAAATTTGGTGTGGCAACTACGAACGATTACGGCATCGTTTTAGCAGAATTGTCAGACCTACCGAAATCTGTCACAGAACAAGCGCGAAAATATGCTTCCGGAGAACAA ATTGCCACTAAtcaaatttcaatcgaaaccAATACCTGGGAACACAAGTGCTACCGTATCATCGCTAAAATGTATCAGCTTCTTAAAAAAGAGGGCGCAAATGAAAACTCCGACTATAGAGGAATACTCGCTGATCATGTGGAACAGATAATGAATCTTCGAATTCAGGACGCTAACGAGAACAATGAACATGCG ACTTCGATCTTGATGTAG